Genomic segment of Chelatococcus sp. YT9:
CAGGAGGCCATGGTCATCGCCGATCGAGTCGTGCTGATGAATGGTGGCGTGATCGAGCAGATCGGCTCGCCGATGGATATCTACAACAAGCCGCGCAGCAAGTTTGCGGCGGAGTTCATAGGCCTGACCAATGTGTTCGAGGGAAAAGTTGTTGGGCGTGCGCCGACGACTGTGGATGTCGAGCTTGGCACTGTGCTGGAGACAATGCAGTCGGGCTTCGCAATAGGCGCCAAGGTTGAGGTGGTCTGCCGGCCAGAGAACATCCGGATTTCAACGTTGCCGATCCAGGGACCGAATGTGCTCCAAGGCGTCGTTTCCAACGTCTACTTCCTGGGGAACATCGCGGAGGTCTTTGTTCAAATCGGAACCTATCAGGTCCGCTCCCAGATCAGTCCGCCAGAAATCTTCGAGAACGGTCAGACGATGTGGGTTCAACTTGAACCAAGCCGGACGATCGTTCTTGGTAAGTGACGGTCTGGATCGCCATTATTCCGGTTGCTTATCCTTGCTCGGAGGGCGGCTGCATAAGTTCGACACGGACGCCATCGGGTGTCCTAATGAATGCATATTGCTGGCCGTTCACAAGTTTGCCTGGCTGTCCTTCAAGGCAGGCGCCAAAAGAAAGCAAACGCCTCAATTCTAATTGAAGGTCAACAACGTCGATGCCAAAATGTTCAAGGCCGAGATGAATGCCATTCGGCCCATCCGGGAGGCTTTCGCCGTATCGCTCGCCAGAAAAGTTTACGCGGAGGGCACCGTCTTCTGTCGTGCAGCGGATGAACCGCTC
This window contains:
- a CDS encoding VOC family protein, which produces MPFRINHLHVKSRDPKRSADWFISAFNFSIVSDESRSTGERFIRCTTEDGALRVNFSGERYGESLPDGPNGIHLGLEHFGIDVVDLQLELRRLLSFGACLEGQPGKLVNGQQYAFIRTPDGVRVELMQPPSEQG